Proteins encoded in a region of the Bacteroidota bacterium genome:
- a CDS encoding 2,3,4,5-tetrahydropyridine-2,6-dicarboxylate N-succinyltransferase codes for MNSEYQKIIEEAWENRSLLSEATTQDTIREIIDLLDKGQLRIAEPSGDGWKLNEWLKKAVILYFPIQKMEVMETGPFEFYDKIRLKKNYKELGVRVVPHAVARYGAYLAKGVIMMPSYVNIGAYVDEGTLVDTWATVGSCAQIGKFVHLSGGVGIGGVLEPVQAAPVIIEDHCFIGSRCIVVEGARIGKEAVLGANTVITASTKIIDVTGEKPVIAKGYVPPRSVVIPGSYTRQYPAGEYQVSCALIIGKRKESTDKKTTLNDALREYDLAV; via the coding sequence ATGAATTCAGAATATCAAAAAATAATAGAAGAAGCCTGGGAGAACCGCTCCCTTCTTTCGGAAGCCACGACACAGGATACAATCCGGGAAATCATTGATTTGCTGGATAAAGGGCAGTTGCGAATTGCAGAACCTTCGGGTGACGGATGGAAATTAAACGAATGGCTTAAAAAAGCGGTCATTCTGTATTTTCCCATTCAAAAGATGGAAGTCATGGAAACAGGGCCCTTTGAATTTTACGATAAAATCAGGCTGAAAAAGAATTATAAAGAACTGGGAGTAAGGGTTGTTCCTCATGCCGTAGCACGTTATGGTGCATACCTGGCCAAAGGAGTGATCATGATGCCTTCGTATGTCAATATCGGCGCTTATGTTGATGAAGGCACCCTGGTTGATACCTGGGCAACGGTGGGTTCCTGTGCCCAAATCGGTAAATTCGTCCATCTAAGTGGAGGGGTTGGCATTGGCGGAGTACTTGAACCCGTTCAGGCAGCACCTGTAATTATTGAAGACCACTGCTTTATCGGTTCAAGATGCATAGTGGTAGAAGGAGCCAGGATAGGGAAAGAAGCCGTATTAGGCGCCAATACCGTTATTACTGCATCTACAAAAATCATCGATGTTACCGGTGAAAAACCTGTAATCGCCAAAGGTTATGTCCCTCCCCGCAGTGTTGTCATCCCTGGATCTTATACCCGACAATATCCTGCAGGTGAATACCAGGTTTCCTGCGCACTGATTATCGGGAAACGCAAGGAATCGACCGATAAGAAGACAACCTTAAATGATGCCTTACGGGAATATGATCTTGCTGTTTAA
- a CDS encoding co-chaperone GroES family protein, giving the protein MTLGIDNENLNKFIVIGDRVLIKPKTPQDRTKTGLFLPPGVQEKESIQSGYVIKVGPGYPIPAISDVEEPWKDRRDDVKYVPLQAKEGDLAIYLQGNTFEIEFNKEKYVIVSQSSILMLIRDKDLFE; this is encoded by the coding sequence ATGACTTTGGGTATTGATAATGAAAATTTAAACAAATTTATTGTTATTGGCGACAGAGTATTGATAAAGCCCAAAACGCCACAGGACCGGACAAAAACAGGTCTTTTTCTCCCGCCCGGAGTTCAGGAAAAAGAGAGCATTCAAAGCGGATATGTGATTAAGGTTGGCCCGGGTTATCCTATTCCTGCCATCAGCGATGTGGAAGAACCATGGAAAGACAGAAGAGATGATGTCAAATATGTTCCGCTACAGGCAAAAGAAGGAGATTTGGCCATTTATCTACAGGGGAACACCTTTGAAATAGAATTTAACAAAGAAAAATATGTAATTGTTTCCCAATCGTCCATTCTTATGCTGATCAGAGATAAAGATTTATTTGAATAA
- a CDS encoding tRNA threonylcarbamoyladenosine dehydratase produces MEEVDWLERTDLLLGKEKLEKLKKSHVLVVGLGGVGAYAAEMICRAGVGNMTIVDGDMIETTNRNRQLPALVSTVGKEKASLVGQRLKDINPGLNVRAIKAFLRDEEMKEFLENNKFDYVVDAIDTLSPKIYLIYFCMQNHHKLVSSMGSGGKMDPEQVKIADISKTYGCPLAYVIRKKLRHLGIERGFKAVYNPEPIPASAIRPVENVQNKKSTVGTISYMPAIFGCFCASVVIRDLIEDTCNK; encoded by the coding sequence ATGGAAGAAGTGGATTGGCTTGAAAGAACTGATTTATTGCTGGGAAAAGAGAAACTTGAAAAATTAAAAAAATCTCATGTACTTGTAGTCGGATTAGGAGGTGTAGGAGCTTATGCAGCCGAAATGATTTGCCGGGCCGGAGTGGGTAATATGACAATTGTTGATGGAGACATGATAGAAACCACAAACCGCAACAGGCAACTTCCCGCACTGGTAAGTACCGTTGGCAAAGAAAAAGCCTCATTAGTAGGGCAAAGACTGAAGGACATCAATCCCGGCCTTAATGTCCGTGCAATAAAAGCCTTTCTGAGAGACGAAGAGATGAAGGAATTCCTTGAGAATAACAAATTTGATTATGTGGTTGATGCGATTGACACACTTTCCCCTAAAATTTACCTGATCTATTTTTGTATGCAAAATCATCACAAACTGGTAAGTTCCATGGGGTCTGGAGGGAAAATGGATCCGGAACAGGTAAAAATTGCTGACATTTCTAAAACTTATGGTTGCCCACTTGCTTATGTAATCAGGAAAAAACTAAGGCACCTGGGCATAGAAAGAGGTTTTAAAGCCGTGTACAATCCGGAACCGATTCCGGCTTCAGCAATCAGGCCGGTAGAGAATGTTCAAAATAAAAAATCCACAGTGGGAACTATTTCCTATATGCCTGCAATTTTTGGATGCTTTTGTGCTTCCGTTGTGATCAGGGATTTAATTGAGGATACTTGTAATAAATAA